A single region of the Corvus cornix cornix isolate S_Up_H32 unplaced genomic scaffold, ASM73873v5 scaffold2, whole genome shotgun sequence genome encodes:
- the LOC120412195 gene encoding LOW QUALITY PROTEIN: guanine nucleotide-binding protein-like 3-like protein (The sequence of the model RefSeq protein was modified relative to this genomic sequence to represent the inferred CDS: inserted 3 bases in 3 codons) — MTRSRRQVEASRKKRVQARRTRGGGRKDPGVPQLGRFAAYVQQQSKSRQGRALQEQQRSLLAAQLADAVRRQQRFQSQVPPGAGRGGAPSAPQDEASLRQFGRELRKVLTASDVVLEVLDARDPXGCRSPRLEGALRPQQRLVLVLNKIDLVPRDVVAAWLKHLRAEFPTVAFKACTQQQSRNLKQSRVPAAAAPEEVLEGGACVGAESLLHILSNYGRCGGAKISITVGVVGYPNVGKSSLINSLKRSRACGVGAMPGVTRCLQAVQLDRHIRLLDCPGVVLDSGDPSAAXPLRGALAPQRLRDPLTPACAILRRCPPQQLSELYGVPPCADPLQFLAHLARRQGRLRPGGLPDAHAAAVALLRDWTSGKISYYTHPPKSQGVQLEAQILPALGPALDLEALERGDAEALAAVPVTVTGLGLSPGNAEEEEGEAMEDDSGDLELGTMTVELKPRVKSGGTGXESVPRAPNLEEVAALPPLFQGQGLQAAGKRRKKLQKRAEKIATKLSETLEAAMQF; from the exons ATGACCCGGTCCC GACGACAGGTGGAGGCGTCCCGGAAGAAGCGCGTCCAG GCCCGGCGCACGCGCGGCGGGGGCAGGAAGGACCCGGGGGTGCCGCAGCTCGGCCGCTTCGCCGCCTACGTGCAGCAACAGAGCAAGAGCCGGCAGGGACGG GcgctgcaggagcagcagcggTCACTCCTGGCCGCGCAGCTGGCGGACGCTGTGCGGCGACAGCAGCGCTTCCAGAGCCAG GTGCCCCCAGGAGCAGGACGAGGAGGAGCCCCCTCAGCCCCGCAGGACGAGGCGTCGCTGCGTCAGTTCGGGCGGGAGCTGCGCAAG GTGCTGACGGCGTCTGATGtggtgctggaggtgctggacGCCCGCGACC AGGGCTGCCGCAGCCCCCGGCTCGAGGGGGCCCTGCGGCCCCAGCAGCGCCTCGTGCTCGTCCTCAACAAGATCG aCCTGGTGCCGCGGGATGTGGTGGCCGCGTGGCTGAAGCATCTCCGGGCCGAGTTCCCCACGGTGGCCTTCAAGGCGTGCACGCAGCAGCAGAGCCGGAACCTG AAGCAGAGCCGGGTGCCGGCGGCCGCAGCCCCCGAGGAGGTGCTGGAAGGGGGGGCCTGCGTGGGCGCCGAGAGCCTCCTGCACATCCTGAGCAACTACGGCCGCTGCGGGGGGGCCAAGATCTCCATCACTGTGGGGGTCGTGG GGTACCCCAACGTGGGCAAGAGCAGCCTCATCAACAGCCTCAAGCGCAGCCGCGCCTGCGGGGTGGGAGCCATGCCCGGGGTCACCAG GTGCCTGCAGGCCGTGCAGCTGGACCGGCACATCCGGCTCCTGGACTGTCCGGGCGTCGTGCTGGACTCGGGGGACCCCTCGGCCG GCCCCCTGAGGGGGGCCCTGGCCCCGCAGCGCCTGCGGGACCCCCTGACCCCCGCCTGCGCCATCCTGCGCCGCTGCCCCCCCCAGCAG CTGAGCGAGCTCTACGGGGTCCCCCCCTGCGCTGACCCCCTGCAGTTCCTGGCCCACCTGGCCCGGCGGCAGGGCCGGCTCCGGCCGGGGGGGCTGCCGGACGCCCACGCCGCCGCCGTGGCCCTGCTGCGCGACTGGACCAG CGGGAAGATCTCGTACTACACCCACCCCCCCAAATCGCAGGGGGTGCAACTCGAGGCCCAAATCCTGCCGGCGCTGGGGCCGGCGCTGGACCTGGAGGCTCTGGAACGGGGCGATGCCGAGGCACTGGCAG CTGTCCCAGTGACGGTGACGGGCCTCGGGCTGTCCCCGGGCaatgctgaggaggaggaaggagaagccATGGAGGACGACAGCGGCGACCTGGAG CTTGGCACAATGACGGTGGAGCTCAAGCCCCGGGTGAAGTCGGGAGGCACTG GGGAGTCGGTGCCCCGAGCCCCCAACCTGGAGGAGGTGGCTGCGCTCCCCCCTCTATtccagggccaggggctgcaggcagctggaaaaaggaggaaaaagctaCAAAAAAGAGCAG AGAAAATCGCCACAAAGCTGTCGGAGACGTTGGAGGCAGCCATGCAGTTCTGA
- the HUWE1 gene encoding LOW QUALITY PROTEIN: E3 ubiquitin-protein ligase HUWE1 (The sequence of the model RefSeq protein was modified relative to this genomic sequence to represent the inferred CDS: inserted 1 base in 1 codon) produces the protein MDPVTFIQTLPSELRRSVLEDMEDSVLAVMPPDIAAEAQALRREQEARQRQLMHERLFGHSSTSALSAILRSPAFTSRLSGNRGVQYTRLAVQRGGTFHMGGTGTHSRPAGSSVDSLLRLRGRLLLDHEALSCLLVLLFVDEPKLNTSRLHRVLRNLCYHAPTRGWVVRSLLSILQRSSESELCLETPRGTPGPGAEERPRSGRGGARAGPGSAAEPRGLDLLHRVESRSSGQLSWLSVSMDAALGCRTKHLPDPARARPQAHREARGGRRLCRPHPPPGRPRGVPARPGHTHPAGQGLPQPLHPTARPRPRDRTRSATAAPPNPGAALALPHPPNPAGSPSPSPPSGAPSPAQPPQSGSLSTDFWDLLVKLDNMNVSRKGKGSARAGGGGGGPEPEAAGGGLEASPLGQLMNMLSHGVIRRSPLLTEKLLRLLSLISIALPEGGKAGEGGAAPQNGAPPPPRPPARCGGWDGDGDGSAREPPGTGRERRRQRGHGRRRRRNCGPWQELQVAGQGPEGGPDSRLAATGLTESQLQLSVEVLTSHSCSEEGLEDAANVLLQLSRGDAGTRDTVLRLLLSGARQLGGALCRQIGTLLAELREYNLEQQRRAQLEAPSPEGLPEEQPPSAKLKGKMQSRFDTAESVVIVASQKRALGGRELQLPSMSVLTSKTSTQRFFLRVLQVIIQLRDDTRRAHRKAKQPGRLGAAGLGAAGSIQAAVRQLEAEADAIIQMSEAGPADAAPRREESPMDVDQPSPAPQDVGPEAAQGGERERDGDERPPELPLLSEQLSLDELWDMLGECLKELEESHDQHAVLVLQPAVEAXFLVHATERESRPPVRDTRESQLAHIKDEPPPLSPAPLTPATPSALDPFFSREPSAMHISASLPPDTQKFLRFAETHRTVLNQILRQSTTHLADGPFAVLVDYIRVLDFDVKRKYFRQELERLDEGLRKEDMAVHVRRDHVFEDSYRELHRKSPEEMKNRLYIVFEGEEGQDAGGLLREWYMIISREMFNPMYALFRTSPGDRVTYTINPSSHCNPNHLSYFKFVGRIVAKAVYDNRLLECYFTRSFYKHILGKSVRYTDMESEDYHFYQGLVYLLENDVSTLGYDLTFSTEVQEFGVCEVRDLKPNGANVLVTEENKKEYVHLVCQMRMTGAIRKQLAAFLEGFYEIIPKRLISIFTEQELELLISGLPTIDIDDLKANTEYHKYQGNSIQIQWFWRALRSFDQADRAKFLQFVTGTSKVPLQGFAALEGMNGIQKFQIHRDDRSTDRLPSAHTCFNQLDLPAYESYEKLRHMLLLAIQECSEGFGLA, from the exons AGGCGCTGTCGtgcctgctggtgctgctcttcGTGGACGAGCCCAAGCTGAACACGAGCCGGCTGCACCGCGTCCTGCGCAACCTGTGCTACCACGCGCCCACGCGGGGCTGGGTGGTGCGGAGCCTGCTGTCCATCCTGCAGCGCAGCAGCGAGAGCGAGCTCTGCCTCGAGACCCCCCGCGGGACCCCCGGCCCGGGCGCCGAGGAGCGGCCGAGGAGCGGCCGGGGGGGAGCTCGCGCCGGGCCCGGCTCGGCCGCGGAGCCGCGCGGGCTGGACCTGCTGCACCGCGTGGAGTCCAGGAGCTCGGggcagctgtcctggctctcCGTGTCCATGGACGCCGCCCTGGGCTGCCGCACCAAACATCTTCCAGATCCAGCGCGTGCCCGGCCGCAAGCACACCGAGAAGCACGGGGCGGCCGCCGGCTCTGCCGTCCACATCCACCCCCAGGCCGCCCCCGTGGTGTGCCGGCACGTCCTGGACACACTCATCCAGCTGGCCAAG GTCTTCCCCAGCCACTTCACCCAACAGCGAGGCCGAGACCCCGCGACCGAACCCGGAGCGCGACCGCGGCCCCCCCAAATCCGGGGGCAGCCCTtgccctcccccaccccccaaaccCCGCCggctccccctccccctcccccccttcgGGCGCCCCTTCCCCCGCCCAACCCCCCCAGTCGGGCAGCCTGTCCACCGATTTCTGGGACCTGCTGGTCAAGCTGGACAACATGAACGTGAGCCGCAAGGGCAAGGGCTCggcgcgggcggggggcggcggggggggccCCGAGCCCGAGGCGGCCGGGGGGGGCCTGGAGGCGTCGCCGCTGGGGCAGCTGATGAACATGCTGTCGCACGGCGTCATCCGCCGCAGCCCCCTCCTCACCGAGAAGCTGCTGCGCCTCCTGTCCCTCATCTCCATCGCCCTCCCCGAGGGGGGCAAGGCCGGCGAGGGGGGGGCAGCGCCCCAGAACGGAGCCCCGCCCCCCCCACGCCCGCCCGCCCGCTGCGGGGGCTGGGACGGGGACGGGGACGGCAGCGCCCGGGAGCCCCCCGGGACAGGGAGGGAacggcggcggcagcgcggccacgggaggaggaggaggaggaactgCGG cccctggcaagAGCTCCAAGTCGCCGGCCAAGGTCCCGAGGGCGGCCCCGACTCGCGGCTGGCGGCCACGGGCCTGACCGagagccagctccagctctccGTGGAG GTGCTGACGTCGCACTCGTGCTcggaggaggggctggaggacGCGGCCAacgtgctgctgcagctgtcgCGGGGCGACGCGGGGACGCGGGACACGGTGCTGCGGCTGCTGCTCAGCGGGGCCCGGCAGCTGGGGGGGGCCCTGTGCCGCCAGATCG GGACGCTGCTGGCCGAGCTCCGCGAGTACAACCTGGAGCAGCAGCGCCGGGCACAGCTCGAGGCCCCCTCCCCCGAGGGGCTCCCCGAGGAGCAGCCCCCCAGCGCCAAACTCAAGGGCAAAATGCAGAGCCG CTTCGACACGGCCGAGAGCGTGGTCATCGTGGCGTCGCAGAAGCGGGCGCTGGGCGGccgggagctgcagctgccctccATGTCCGTGCTGACCTCCAAGACGTCCACGCAGCGCTTCTTCCTGCGCGTGCTGCAGGTCATCATCCAGCTGCGCGACGACACGCGCCGGGCGCACCGCAAGGCCAAGCAGCCCGGCCGGCTGG GCgccgcggggctgggggcggccGGCAGCATCCAGGCCGCCGTCCGGCAGCTGGAGGCCGAGGCCGACGCCATCATACAAATG TCGGAGGCCGGGCCCGCGGACGCCGCCCCCCGGCGCGAGGAGTCGCCCATGGACGTGGACCAGCCCTCGCCCGCCCCGCAGGACGTGG gccCGGAGGCCGCGCAGGgcggggagcgggagcgggacGGGGACGAGCGGCCCCCGGAGCTGCCCCTGCTGAGCGAGCAGCTGAGCCTGGACGAGCTGTGGGACATGCTGGGCGAGTGCCTCAAGGAGCTCGAGGAGTCGCACGACCAGCACGCCGTGCTCG TGCTGCAGCCGGCGGTCGAGG TTTTCCTGGTGCACGCCACGGAGCGCGAGAGCCGCCCGCCGGTGCGGGACACGCGGGAGAGCCAGCTGGCACACATCAAGGACGAGCCGCCGCCGCTGTCGCCCGCGCCCCTCACCCCCGCCACCCCCTCCGCCCTCGACCCCTTCTTCTCCCGGGAGCCCTCGGCCATGCACATCTCGGCCAGCCTGCCCCCGGACACCCAGAAATTCCTGCGCTTCGCCG AGACCCACAGGACGGTGCTGAACCAGATCCTGCGCCAGTCCACCACCCACCTGGCCGACGGCCCCTTCGCCGTGCTCGTCGACTACATCCGCGTGCTGGACTTCGACGTCAAGCGCAA GTACttcaggcaggagctggagcgCCTGGACGAGGGGCTGCGCAAGGAGGACATGGCCGTGCACGTCCGGCGCGACCACGTCTTCGAGGACTCGTACCGGGAGCTGCACCGCAAGTCCCCCGAGGAGATGAAGAATCGCCT GTACATCGTGTTCGAGGGCGAGGAGGGGCAGGACGCGGGCGGGCTGCTGCGCGAGTGGTACATGATCATCTCCCGCGAGATGTTCAACCCCATGTACGCCCTGTTCCGCACCTCGCCCGGCGACCGCGTCACCTACACCATCAACCCCTCGTCGCACTGCAACCCCAACCACCTGAGCTACTTCAAGTTCGTGGGCAGGATCGTGGCCAAGGCCGTGTACGACAACCGCCTGCTGGAGTGCTACTTCACCCGCTCCTTCTACAAACACATCCTGGGCAAGTCCGTGCG GTACACGGACATGGAGAGCGAGGACTATCACTTCTACCAGGGCCTCGTGTACCTGCTGGAGAACGACGTCTCCACGCTGGGCTACGACCTCACCTTCAGCACCGAG GTGCAGGAATTCGGGGTGTGCGAGGTGCGGGACCTGAAGCCCAACGGGGCCAACGTGCTGGTGACGGAGGAGAACAAGAAGGAGTACGTGCACCTCGTGTGCCAGATGCGCATGACCG GCGCCATCCGGAAGCAGCTGGCGGCGTTCCTGGAAGGCTTCTACGAGATCATCCCCAAGCGCCTCATCTCCATCTTCacggagcaggagctggagctgctcatcTCGGGGCTGCCCACCATCGACATCGACGACCTCAAGGCCAACACCGAGTACCACAAGTACCAGGGCAACTCCATCCAG ATCCAGTGGTTCTGGCGCGCCCTGCGCTCCTTCGACCAGGCCGACCGCGCCAAGTTCCTGCAGTTCGTGACGGGCACATCCAAGGTGCCCCTGCAGGGATTCGCCGCCCTCGAGGGCATGAACGGCATCCAGAAATTCCAGATCCACCGCGACGACCGGTCCACGGACCGGCTGCCCTCGGCACACACCTG CTTCAACCAGCTGGACCTGCCGGCCTACGAGAGCTACGAGAAGCTGCGGcacatgctgctgctggccatcCAGGAGTGCTCCGAGGGCTTCGGGCTGGCCTAG